A section of the Osmia lignaria lignaria isolate PbOS001 chromosome 16, iyOsmLign1, whole genome shotgun sequence genome encodes:
- the dpr12 gene encoding defective proboscis extension response 12 encodes MRDRLSWYMVFLILPTILLARSLDKDRRVPYSIPSDWKTLWFSNLDELQRVNDANDNNTVSNVTVQLGGTAFLHCKVRNLAERTVSDAEISWIRRRDFHILTSSMFTYTNDERFQVLHPEGSDDWTLQIKYVQERDNGTYECQVSRSTGILSHFVNLNIVIPEAFILGSGEHHVDVGSIINLVCIIEKSPTPPQYVFWYHNNRMINYDTTRGSVTVQTDPSSTQSRLTIHQAVETDTGNYTCSASNTKPASIYVFVTEGDKMAAIQRRKTSAAEKNFCELLVLLVTIAIEVVLTR; translated from the exons ATGCGGGACCGGCTATCGTGGTACATGGTCTTTTTGATCCTGCCGACAATCCTCTTGGCCAGGTCGCTCGATAAAG ACCGACGAGTACCTTACAGCATACCGTCGGATTGGAAGACCCTGTGGTTCAGCAATCTGGATGAGCTGCAAAGAGTGAACGATGCGAACGATAACAACACCGTCTCAAACGTCACGGTGCAGTTGGGAGGGACAGCCTTTTTGCATTGCAAAGTTCGCAATTTGGCCGAAAGAACGGTGTCCGACGCCGAG ATATCCTGGATACGACGACGTGATTTCCACATCCTAACCAGCTCCATGTTCACGTACACGAACGACGAGCGGTTTCAGGTTTTGCATCCAGAGGGTTCCGACGATTGGACGCTTCAAATCAAGTACGTTCAAGAAAGAGACAACGGGACTTACGAGTGTCag GTCTCGAGAAGTACAGGGATACTATCACACTTTGTCAATCTAAACATAGTTATACCAGAAGCATTTATATTAGGGAGCGGCGAGCATCACGTCGATGTAGGATCCATTATAAATCTCGTATGCATAATAGAAAAG AGTCCGACACCGCCGCAATATGTCTTCTGGTATCATAATAATCGAATGATAAATTATGACACTACGCGAGGCAGCGTAACCGTACAAACTGATCCCAGCTCGACTCAAAGTCGGCTGACGATTCACCAAGCAGTGGAAACGGACACTGGCAATTATACGTGCAGCGCCTCGAATACCAAGCCAGCATCCATCTATGTCTTTGTCACAGAAG GTGACAAAATGGCAGCCATACAGCGCCGTAAAACATCGGCCGCAGAGAAAAATTTCTGTGAATTGCTAGTACTACTTGTCACCATTGCGATAGAGGTCGTTTTAACGCGATAA